Part of the Shewanella eurypsychrophilus genome is shown below.
ATCAATTTAGACCTTAAGTCGAAATAATCTATTCTTCACTTAAGGTCTGAGCCGCACTCAAAAAGAGCAGATGACCAGAAGAAGCCTGCAGTCGAAAATATGGCTAACCTCCTGGTATAACAGGGAACAGTGTTGTGAGTTAAGCCAAAATAACTTAGCGAAATCAGCCAAAGAGTTATCTATAATCGGAAACTGGAGGAGTATTTCTATGCAAATAAACCTAACTGGACATCATATCGAAATCACCACATCACTAAGACAATATGTTGAAGAAAAGTTTACTAAGCTTGAACGACATTTCGATCAGATCAATAATGTGCAGGTTATTTTAAATGTTCAAAAAATGCAGCAAAAAGCAGAAGCCAAACTTCACCTAGCGGGTGCAGAGGTTTTTGCAGCGTCTCAAAACGCAGACATGTATGCCGCAATCGACTCCCTGATAGATAAGCTAGACCGTCAGGTTATTAAACACAAAGAGAAGCTGACAAAACATTAACGATGGAATTAAGCACCATCCTGCAGCCGGAGTGTACTACTTGCGCCACTCCGGGCAGTAAGAAAAAGGTACTGGAACTCATCAGCGATCTTGCCGCTGTCCAGTATCCGACCCTATCTTCACAAGAGATATTTGAAAGCCTCTTGGCGAGAGAAAAAATGGGAAGCACAGGTATAGGTAATGGTATAGCGATACCTCATGGAAGGTTAGCCAATATCAATCAGCCCGTTGCCGTACTGATTAAGTGCGAGGAGCCGATCTCCTTTGACTCAATCGATAAGCAACCGGTAGATATACTTTTTG
Proteins encoded:
- the hpf gene encoding ribosome hibernation promoting factor, giving the protein MQINLTGHHIEITTSLRQYVEEKFTKLERHFDQINNVQVILNVQKMQQKAEAKLHLAGAEVFAASQNADMYAAIDSLIDKLDRQVIKHKEKLTKH
- the ptsN gene encoding PTS IIA-like nitrogen regulatory protein PtsN, which translates into the protein MELSTILQPECTTCATPGSKKKVLELISDLAAVQYPTLSSQEIFESLLAREKMGSTGIGNGIAIPHGRLANINQPVAVLIKCEEPISFDSIDKQPVDILFALLVPAEQCEQHLSTLSSMAEKLNNKLILKQLRKTQDESELYQVITQ